In one Aeromicrobium erythreum genomic region, the following are encoded:
- a CDS encoding MFS transporter, whose protein sequence is MRLDSAAGRWLVAAMVLGTGMAFLDGSIVTLALPAVDDDLQAGVAGLQWTVNAYTLALAALILVGGSLGDRYGRRRMFVIGVVWFGTASVLCAVAPTIEVLVAARGLQGVGGALLTPGSLAIISASIRPEDRGRAIGLWSGLAGVTTALGPLVGGTLVDAVGWRSVFWINVPLAVAVVWVTVRHVPESRGAQTRLDVEGAALTVGTLAFLTYGLVEQTWWPALFGVVLLVAFVVHQARSPHALVPLSLFADRVFTAANICTFAIYAALSGTMFLLVLQLQYVAGYTPLEAGLATLPLTVLMLLLSSRAGALGQRLGPRIPMTVGPLVSAAGLLLLLRVGADASFWVDVLPGATLLGLGITLLVAPLTTAVLAAAPDEQAGIASGINNAVSRTAGLLAVAAIPPLAGIAGADFASPDVFGPGFRTGTLMCVGLLVVAAACAAALVHGRSADPEQAPATP, encoded by the coding sequence GTGAGGCTCGACTCCGCGGCGGGTCGCTGGCTCGTGGCGGCGATGGTGCTGGGCACGGGCATGGCGTTCCTCGACGGGTCGATCGTCACCCTGGCGCTGCCGGCGGTCGACGACGACCTGCAGGCCGGTGTCGCCGGGCTGCAGTGGACCGTCAACGCCTACACGCTCGCGCTCGCCGCGCTCATCCTCGTGGGCGGGTCCCTGGGCGACCGCTACGGCCGACGACGGATGTTCGTGATCGGGGTCGTCTGGTTCGGCACGGCGTCGGTGCTCTGCGCGGTGGCCCCCACGATCGAGGTCCTGGTGGCGGCGCGCGGGTTGCAGGGGGTCGGGGGAGCGCTGCTGACGCCGGGGAGCCTGGCGATCATCTCGGCGTCGATCCGTCCGGAGGACCGCGGTCGGGCGATCGGGCTGTGGTCGGGCCTGGCGGGCGTCACGACCGCGCTGGGCCCGCTCGTCGGCGGCACGCTCGTCGACGCGGTCGGCTGGCGCTCGGTGTTCTGGATCAACGTGCCGCTCGCCGTGGCGGTGGTGTGGGTGACGGTGCGGCACGTGCCGGAGTCACGGGGCGCGCAGACCCGGCTCGACGTCGAGGGGGCTGCACTCACCGTGGGCACGCTCGCGTTCCTCACCTACGGGCTGGTCGAGCAGACCTGGTGGCCGGCGCTGTTCGGCGTGGTGCTGCTCGTGGCGTTCGTCGTGCACCAGGCGCGCTCGCCGCACGCGCTCGTCCCGCTGTCGCTGTTCGCCGACCGGGTCTTCACGGCCGCCAACATCTGCACGTTCGCGATCTACGCGGCGTTGAGCGGCACGATGTTCCTGCTGGTGCTGCAGCTGCAGTACGTGGCCGGCTACACGCCGCTCGAGGCGGGTCTCGCGACGCTGCCGCTGACGGTGCTCATGCTGCTGCTGTCGTCGCGGGCAGGCGCGCTCGGCCAGCGGCTCGGACCGCGGATCCCGATGACCGTCGGGCCGCTCGTGTCGGCGGCCGGGCTGCTGCTGCTCCTGCGGGTCGGCGCCGACGCGAGCTTCTGGGTCGACGTGCTGCCGGGCGCGACGCTGCTGGGTCTGGGGATCACGCTCCTCGTGGCGCCGCTGACGACCGCCGTCCTCGCAGCGGCACCGGACGAGCAGGCCGGGATCGCGTCGGGCATCAACAACGCGGTCTCGCGCACGGCCGGCCTGCTCGCGGTGGCGGCGATCCCGCCGCTGGCCGGCATCGCCGGCGCCGACTTCGCGTCGCCGGACGTGTTCGGGCCGGGGTTCCGGACCGGCACGCTGATGTGCGTCGGGCTGCTGGTCGTCGCGGCGGCGTGTGCGGCCGCCCTCGTGCACGGACGCTCGGCCGACCCGGAGCAGGCCCCGGCCACGCCGTGA
- a CDS encoding endonuclease I family protein, giving the protein MNRLGGAGRGCAATSRRTTRYAGLTIMLTLVLTVVPRAADAAPRDGYYDSAQGLSGEALKDELHDIISVQRTISYSAVWEALKVTDQDPNNSSNVRLFYSQVSRAKSANGGNTGQWNREHVWPQSHGNFGTSAGPGTDLHHLRPEDVQVNGTRSNKDFDTGGSTVSNCSSCLTDGDSFEPPNAVKGDVARMVMYMAVRYEGGDGFADLEANNQVNGSTPYLGKISVLLQWHAQDPPSAAEQRRNDIIDSQYQGNRNPFIDHPEWAQSVFG; this is encoded by the coding sequence ATGAACCGACTCGGGGGAGCCGGACGGGGGTGCGCGGCCACGAGCCGGCGCACGACCCGGTACGCCGGCCTGACCATCATGCTCACGCTCGTCCTGACCGTGGTGCCGCGCGCCGCGGACGCCGCACCGCGGGACGGCTACTACGACAGCGCCCAGGGGCTCAGCGGGGAGGCGTTGAAGGACGAGCTGCACGACATCATCTCGGTGCAGCGGACGATCTCCTACTCCGCCGTCTGGGAGGCGCTCAAGGTGACCGACCAGGACCCGAACAACAGCAGCAACGTGCGGCTGTTCTACTCGCAGGTCTCGCGCGCGAAGTCCGCGAACGGCGGCAACACCGGCCAGTGGAACCGCGAGCACGTGTGGCCGCAGTCGCACGGCAACTTCGGCACCTCCGCCGGGCCGGGCACCGACCTGCACCACCTGCGACCGGAGGACGTGCAGGTCAACGGCACGCGCAGCAACAAGGACTTCGACACCGGCGGGTCGACGGTGAGCAACTGCTCGTCCTGCCTGACCGACGGTGACTCCTTCGAGCCGCCGAACGCGGTGAAGGGCGACGTCGCGCGGATGGTCATGTACATGGCGGTGCGCTACGAGGGCGGCGACGGCTTCGCCGACCTGGAGGCCAACAACCAGGTCAACGGCAGCACGCCGTACCTGGGGAAGATCTCGGTGCTGCTGCAGTGGCACGCGCAGGACCCGCCGTCGGCGGCCGAGCAGCGTCGCAACGACATCATCGACTCCCAGTACCAGGGCAACCGCAACCCGTTCATCGACCACCCGGAGTGGGCGCAGTCGGTGTTCGGCTGA